The following nucleotide sequence is from Catonella massiliensis.
ACCAATATAGTTGGTAACGCTATACTTATTTTTGGTCTCTTCGGGGCACCTGCCTTAGGGCTTACGGGAGCTGCGATAGCTACGGTGATTGCAAGACTCATAGAAATGCTTATAATTTTAATTACAGTTTATAAAAAGAAGCTTATAGGAGCGGCCAATGTAGGGGAGCTTACAGGGTGGAAAAGAGGTTTTGTAAAGGAGTACTTTAGCAAAGTAGCCCCGGTGTTATTTAATGAAATCGCCTGGTCAGTAGGAACATCCCTGTACATGGTTGCTTTTGGGCTTATGGGCACATCCACGGTAGCAGCAGTACAGATTGCTTCTGCCGTTGCACAAATCCTTTTTGTATTTGTAAGGGGTGCCGGGAATGCTACTGCGGTAATGCTTGGTAATACAATAGGAGAGGGAAGGGAAGAAGACGCGAAAAGAGACAGCAGGCGGTTTCTTGTTATCCTCCCCATATTGGCAGCGTTTGTCGGTATAATCCTAATTATAAGCAGGCCTTTACTGCTATCAATATACGAAGTTAGTGCGGAAACGATGGAAAGTGTCAGATTGCTCTTATTTTTACATGCTATACTTTTTATACCGAAGGCCTTCAGTGTGGTCATGGTTGTAGGCATTCTAAGGAGTGGCGGTGATACGACCTTTGCCTGTTTCCTGGATATATTGCCGGTTTGGCTTTTTAGTGTACCTTTTGGATTTATAGGCGTGAAACTAGGCTTTCCGCTATGGATAGTCTTCCTGCTTGTCAATGCTGAAGATATGATTAAACCTATATGGGGCATCCCGAGAGTCCTGTCTGATAAATGGATACATAATCTAACTTAAATATCAACCATCCTAACGAGAAAGGAAAAAATATGGAACAGAGCAAGTTAAAAGAACTTCTTAACTCTATGAGTAGGAAAGAAAAAATAGGACAGCTATTTCAGATTATGGGACATATGCTGTCAGACGATGCGGTGCTTACAGGTCCGCTAAAGGATCTTGGGCTGTCGGATGAGGATTTAGCACTATGTGGGACCATCCTTGGACTTGGCAGCAGTGGTGGAGCACAGCTAAAGGCGATTCAGGAAAAATATATGGAGAACCATCCTCACCATATACCTCTTATATTTATGGTTGACGTTATCCATGGATATAAAACCATTTACCCTATGCCGCTTGCGATGGGAGCGACATTTTCACCGGAATTACTTAAAGAGTGCTCTAAGATGGCTGCAAGAGAGTCAGCAGCAGCCGGACTTCACGTAACATTTTCACCTATGGTTGATCTGGTTAGGGATGCAAGATGGGGAAGAGTTGTTGAGTCAACAGGCGAGGACGTTTATCTTAATAAAGTAATGGCTGAAAGTACAGTACAAGGCTATCAGGGAGATGATCTTAAGGCAGAGGATACTCTTGCAGCCTGCGTGAAGCATTTTGCAGGATATGGAGCAGCAGAGGCGGGTAGAGACTACAATACAGTTGAGCTGTCTGAACATACGCTTGAAGAATACTATATGCCTGCATACAAAGCTGCAATTGATGCGGGAGCAGCGATGGTAATGACATCATTTAATACAATTGATGGTATACCAACAACAGTCAATAAAAGGCTTATGAGGGATGTATTAAGAGAGCAGATGGGCTTTAAGGGAGTTCTTATATCTGACTTTGCGGCCATCAGAGAAGCCGTTATGCATGGAGTATGCGCGGACCATAGGGAATCCGCCGAAATGGCACTTAAAGCAGGCTGTGACATTGATATGATGGCAGGTGACTATTCAAGGCATCTTAGTGAACTTATAGATGAGGGAAGAGTTAGTGAAGAACTGCTTGATGAGAGCGTAATGAGAATCCTTCAGCTAAAGAATGATTTGGGCTTATTTGAGAATCCATTCAAAGGACTGGATTTAGTTAAGGAAAAAGAATTATGCCTCTGTGATGAGCATAAGGAACTGGCGAAGAAAGCAGCACGCGAGTCATTTGTACTGCTTAAAAATGAAGGAAGCCTTCCAGTAAAGAAGGGAAAAAAGATTGCCTGCATAGGACCATATACAGACCGTAAAAAGCTGTTAAGCTCCTGGGCGATAATGGGTGATGAAGGTCCTGTGGAGACGGTAAAAGAGGTTGGAGAGAGGCTTGATGGCTATCAACTTTCATTCCACGAAGGCTGTCAAATACTTCCTGAAGGAACTAAAATGCCTGGTTTTGTGCAGCTGGAAGAAATAGATTATAATGCAGATAGAACCCGTGCTATGGAAGAAGATGCTCTTAAGGCAGCAAAAGAGGCAGATGAAGTACTTCTTTTTATGGGTGAGCACTTCTTACAAAGCGGTGAGGCTGCAAGCAGGACAGATATTACAATACCTAAAAATCAGGTAAGACTGCTTGAGAAAATCTGTGAATTAAATGACAATGTAAGTCTTGTTCTTTTTACAGGAAGACCTCTTGCTTTAACCGATATTTGTGATAAAGTAAAGTCCATACTTGTAGTGTGGATGCCTGGAACCATGGGAGCCGCTGCAATCTGGGATGTACTTACAGGTAAATATGCACCTTCAGGCAAACTTCCTATGAGTTTCCCTTACAATGTGGGGCAGGTTCCTATTCACTATGATATCTTACAGACAGGCCGTCCACTCACACCGGAAGACGCGGGAGAGAGATTTGTATCTAAGTACTTAGATGCACCAAATGAGGCATTGTATCCTTTTGGACATGGTCTTACATATACTGATTTCAGTATTTCTCCTATTACCTTGTCGTCAGATAAACTTAGCGGTGATGGGGAAATAACAGCCGAGGTTGTTGTGAAAAACTTAGGAAGTGCAAAGGGAACTGAAACACTTCAGCTTTATATTCATGATATAGCAGCGAGTGTAGCAAGGCCAATAAAACAGCTTAAAGACTTTAAGAAGATTACGTTAGAGGCTGGAGAAGAAGGTAAGGTTAGCTTTAGGATAACAGAGCCTATGCTTCGCTTTGTAAGAGCTGATTATACAGTAGGCAGCGAGAAGGGGCACTTCAATCTGTTTATAGGAAACAGTAGTGCTACAGAAAATAAAGCTTCATTTGAACTAATATAAGGGGTAAATTTCACGGGACTTTTTTGGTCCCGTGATTTTCCAATATTTGAATCAATGGAAAAGGGGAGCAGGTATGCGGCTTTTGATTGTAGATGATGAGAGAATCACAAGAAATGTACTATTAAACCATATACCTTGGTCAGAAATAGGCATCACTAAAATTGAAACTGCCGGTGACGGAAAAGAAGCCCTTGAGATAGCCAAAGGCTTCAAGCCTAATATAGTACTAAGCGATATAAGAATGCCTAAAATGAACGGCTTAGAGCTTGCAAGATGCTTAAAGGCAGAGCAGGAGGATTGTAGAATTATCTTCCTTAGCGCTTATTCTGATAGAGAGTATTTGAAAGAAGCAATACAGTTAAGAGCAGTAAGCTACGTTGAGAAACCTATCAAGCCTGACGAGATAAAAGAGGTAGTCAAATCAGCGGTTGATGAAATTAAGAAACAGCAAAGGCTTGAGAATAGGAACTACTATGCCAAGCAGAAAAAGATATGTATGGAAATTCTGACAGGAGAGAAAGTAAGCGCTGACATCGAAGAATACCCTTTTTTACGAGGTTTGGAATATATTGCATCTGAACTTAGGATTTATCCTCAGGATCCTTCAGCAGAAGTAGAATATGATGAGAATGCACTGTCATTAGTATTGGAAGAATTAATCGCCTCACTGCTTAAAAGCAGAGTTCCTGATATAAATGACTCTGATGATGCAATGTTTCGCAAGTATTGCCTGTTTACAGTAAAAGACTTAAATCATATTGTTGTTTTATTCAATATAGATAATGACTTACAGAAGGATAAGGTATATAGTCTTACTGAAAAACTAAGGAAAGGATTATTGCATAAATTGCCACAGCTACGCCGTGTATTTGCGGGAGTGGGATTATCTGTAAGAGACGTAAAAGAGTTAAAAGATTCTGCTATACAGGCAAAGGCTGCAAGGAGGAAATGTTTCTTAGGTGGAGTGATAAAGGATGCAAAAGAACAGGGGATGGGAAGGTATGATTTTTCAGGTAAACTACCCATTGAAATACTTAACTTGTGGAGGTATGGGAATTACGCTGAACTGGAGAATTCATTATCCACACTTGCAGATGAGATATCACCTTTCACGGAAACCACAGTAGACAGCGTACGTGGCTATTATCTTACTCTTTTACTTACTTTGACACAAAGGGCTAAAAGTCAGAACAGCGTTGACTTTGGAGATATAAGTGCAGCGGCTTTATCTGCTCTTGGAGAAGCTTGTTGCCTTGAAGAAATGGGTGAATGTCTGAAGGATACGGCAAAATTATATTTCAATAACAAAGACAGTAAGTCTCAGTATTCACAGCTTTCCGAAAAGGTTGCAAAATATATACTCGACAATTATTCAGATGAGAGACTTAGTATATCACAGATAGCGGGTAAAATGTACTTATCGCCCAATTATTTGTCCTTATTATTTAAGAAGGATACAGGCAAAACCATAAATCAGTTTATAACCGAGGTAAGAATAGAAAAGGCGAAGGCGCTGTTAAAAAAGGATAGGACGCCTCTTAGTTCTATTGCTGAGAAAATAGGATATCATGATGCAAATTATTTTTCTAAGGCATTTAAGAAGGAAACAGGTGTAACACCAAAGGCATATAGGGAGAGCATATAGAGGGCGGTTAGAAAGGCTAAAAGTATGAAATCATTTTATAAAAGGTGGATGGGAATCTTGGCACATACAGCTCTAAGTACAAAAATCAACTTGGTTTTTGTATTCTTCCTTGTGCTGCCACTGCTTCTTTTTACTGCAGTTTCATATTATTTTACCAACCAGTTAATCCTTAAACAAACGATAAATACGATGTCATATACGTATAATGAAGCAATATATATCTTAGATAGATATTTTGATGCTATGGAAACAGCCCTCGGAAATATATTATCAAATGACGAGGTATATAAGTTAGCTGCAGAAAGTATAGATGGTGATACTGTATTTAGTCAGAGATTTTATTATAATGCATTTATGAAAAGAATAGGTTATATAAATCAGTCATCACAAATTGATGGAATAAGGCTTTATGTAAAAAGCGACAGGCCATCTATCATAAATGATGAAGAGATATTTTCACTAAATATGGCTGAACAATCAGAGTGGTATAAGAAGCTTAATACAAAAATGAACAGCAGGCACTGGGTAAAGCCGGGCTTTATTATTGAACCGGATGGAGAGGGCTCAAGGTTTTTCTCGTATTTGGGAATAATTTATAGGCCTGATTCATTAAGCGAGCCTATGGCAGTGCTAAGAATAGATATAGACAAAAGTAAAATAGAAGAGTTATTAAAGAGAATTAAGTTTAATCCGGAGACATCTGTATTACTCAGTGATGGGAAAGATATTATTTATGGCCTTAAAGGAAATGGAGAAGAATTTGAAACGGGAAAACTGGATAAGATAAGGGGTGAGCAGGCTGGTAAGGACTGGAGCTTTGTTAAATATAGTAATGTTAAATATATTTTTAGGACAGAAATGCTAAGTGCCAATGGATGGCATCTGAATGTTCTTGTGCCACAAGCATCGGTGCTAGAGAAGCAGCAGGCCTTATATCTGACTCTTTTAATAGCGCTTTTTGGGATTGCAGCAGTGTCATATGGTCTTGCATATTTGACCATAAATTCCAACTTAAAGCGGATATTTATTCTGAATAAAGAAATGAAACGTGTGGAATCGGGAGACTTTTCGCACAAAATCAAGCCTGTAGGTTCAGATGAAATCGGAGAGTTAATGAGAAGCTTTAAGGCAATGACACTTCGTATGGAAGAAATGATAGATGAGAAGTATCGGATGGGTAAGGAGGTTAAAAATGCTGAATTAAAGGCTCTTCAGGCGCAAATAAATCCACATTTCCTTTATAATTCCTTGGATTTGGTTAACTGCCTTGCTATCGAGCATGATGTTCCGGAAATAGCAGATATGATTAATAGCTTGGTTGAATTTTATAAACTAAGTCTAAACAGAGGAAAAGAGATATTCTCGCTTCAAGATGAGGTCCGCCATGTACAGGCGTATGTGCGTATACAAAATATGCGTTTTGAAAAGAAAATCAGTCTTGATATAGAGGAAAAACAGTGGCTTAAGGAGTATTCTATATTAAAGATAATACTTCAGCCTCTGGTTGAAAACAGCATCATGCATGGTATCCTTGAAAAAGAGGACAGTAGAGGTATAATAAAAATTAACTTCGTACATCAAGGAGACAGAATCTATATAATTATCAAAGATGACGGGGTAGGAATGTCCAAAGATAAGATAGATAATCTGCTAAAAGATACAAACGAGATAAAGCATGCAGGGTCAGGTTACGGGGTTAAAAATATAAATGAAAGAATTAAGCTATACTATGGTCTCGAGTTTGGCTTAGTGTTTGAAAGCAAGGAAAATGTCGGCACTGTAGCAACAGTGAGTATACCGGCTATACCATATAAAGAAAATTAAACAGGACTGCCATATAACAGTCCTGTTTAATTTTTAGCCTATTTCTAATACATTCTAAAGGATAGGGATTTTAATTGCAGTTTATGATGCTTTTCTAATCACAAATATTATAGCCGAGAAATCACCACCCATAGTTCCAAGGTCTCCCTTATTTACAGGGATACCCATAGACATAAGCTCATCTCCATAAGCCTTATAGGATATATCTTTACCTAAGAGATTGTAGGATACTTCATAGCAGGTCTCAGGGCAAAGTCCTTCAAGCTTAAACCTTAGGAAGGCACCATTTATCTTGCAAAGCCTCTGATAGTACATAGCTATGGCTTCGCTCTTATCCTTTGCAACAACTATCCAGGCAGTTTCATTGTGGTCGAAAGGACTGATTAGCCTGTAGAAGTCACTCTTTAGCTGGATGAGTTCCCTGTGTTCCTTCATAAATCTTACCTGCTTCTTCACCTCTTCAATTTCTTCTGCGTTTAGGAGATTGAGGTCAAGCTCATATCCGAAGGTACCAAAGTAAGCCACAGAAGCCCTGGTTGAAAGCTTGGTTATTCTGCTCATCTGATGGTTAGGCACTGCGGATACGTGAGAGCCCATAGACACGATAGGGTACATATAGGAAGTGCTATACTGTATCTTGGTTCTTTCATTTGCATCAGAATTATCACTGGTCCAGGTCTGAGGTGCATAATAGAGCATACCCGGATCAAATCTTGCCCCACCGCTTGCACAGGACTCAAAGAGAACGTGAGGGAACTTCTTTGTAAGCCTGTCGTAGAGCTTGTACACGCCTAGGATGTAGCGGTGCATGAACTCTCCCTGCCTGTCACAAGGAAGCTCCCTACCAAAAGGCTCCGTCATATAGCGGTTCATATCCCATTTGATATAAGAGACCTTTGACTCTGAGAGTAGCTTATCCATACAGCCATAGAGATAGTCAACCACCTCATCCCTTGACATATCAAGAACATGCTGATGTCTTGAGTGGCATTCAAATCTATCCGGTGCACCTATTAGCCAGTCAGGATGAGCTCTGTAGAGGTCACTGTCTTTATTCACCATTTCAAGCTCTACCCAGATACCAAACTTAAGCCCGAGAGCCTCTACCTTGTCAGCCAGTCCGGGAACACCACCAGGCAGCTTTCTTGTATTTGCAAACCAGTCACCTAGTCCCCTGTAATCATCATCTCTTGCTCCAAACCATCCATCATCCAGGACGAAGAGCTCAACACCTACTTCTTTAGCCTTTGAAGCAATCTTAAGTAACTTCTCCTCATCAAAGTTAAAATAAGTAGCCTCCCAGTTATTAAGAAGTATAGGACGAGCTTTATCCCTCCATTCTCCACGCATCAAGCGGTTTCTGTAGAGGTCATGCAGGGACTGACTCATAGAATTAAAGCCACTCTCGCTGTACACAAGCACAGCCTCAGGAGTAACAAAGCTTTCGTCCTTTTCTAACTTCCATGCGAAGTTCTCAGGATGTATGCCAAGCATAACTCTGGTCATATCGTGGGTAGAAACTTCAACCTGAGCTAAAAAGTTACCGCTGTAGACAAGGCTAAAACCATAGACCTCACCTGAACTTTCTGTGGTTTCAGGTCTGGCAAGGGCTATAAAAGGGTTGTGGTCAGCGCCGGAGCCTGTTCCTGTAACGGTTCCAATCGACTGGATACCCATTTCAAGTTTTCTTCTCTTTAGGTAACGTTCTCTAGCCCAAGCTCCTGAGAAATGAATCATTTCGTAATCCATATCAAGGAAGTCTACGGCAAAGCTTAGAGCCTTTGTGAGAACTATCGGGGACTCTCCCTTGTGATTAAAGCGGGCATGCCTCGTTATGACAGGATAATCAGCATAAATGGTATAGGAGAGTATCATTTCAGTATTTGTTACATCATCAACCAAAGTAATTTCAAGGGTGTCAGCCTCAGAATCACATTCTACATAAGTAGAAGGAAGCGGTGCAAGACTTGGCTTACCTTTGAGTATGTTGTAGCCAATATATTTATAATCGCTTATGCGGCTTCCATTTTCATGCAAAACTGTGTAGGCAGGGCTTCTAAAATCGCCTGTTCCATAACTTGGATAGTCATTTCTAATGTACTGTCTGGCAAGGGTTCCAGGCTCGGGTACACAAACTGCACTGTGTGAGCGGTAAGTTTCTTCGTGGTGGTGTGCAAATGATTCCCTGTCCTTTATGGCCTTTCCATAGTAGAGGTTCTCGATTCCTCCATTTTGAATGACGCTTATTATGTAGCTTATCTTTCCATTTGACAAATGGAAGGTCATAGAACTTTCGTGAAATACTATTGGCATAGATACCTCCTGTTTAAGTGGTGTAAGTTCAAATGTTAAAAACTCTGAAACAGATATAAGCAGGGTTTAAGCTGCCTATAAACGGGGAAGTTGGCTTTACCTCTTCCCACTTAAGTCTATTCTACAGTTTAATATGACGGGTTTCAATACCTTGATTAAAATTTTGAAAAGAACCTAAAAATAGGCTTACTTAGGCTTTTGAAAACTCCTTCCTGAAAAATCTACTTGACATGAAATCTCTATAAGAATATACTAAGCATAAGTTAGTTACAACTAACCAATCCATGCTTTAAATTATTTTCTAAAAGGAGAATAGAAAATTGAGAAAAACAATATTATTTTTACTACTTGGAGTATTGCTTTTAACAGGCTGTGGGAATATGGGTAGTACTAAGGAAGCTGTAAGTAATGCTGATTCTAAACCTAAAAAGAAGGTAACAGTAACAACTTCATTTCTGTACGACATGGTAAATCAGCTTGCAGGTGACATGGTGGATAAAGAGCTTATTATCCCTGCGGGAGAGGATCCTCACCTATATGTAGCAAAGCCTGAGGACTTAAAGAAGATAGCAGAGGCTGATTTGCTGCTTTTTCATGGACTGCACTTTGAGGGGAAGATGCAGGAGGTGCTTGAAAAGAAGGGATATGCGGTAGCATCCACATTTCCTGAGGACAAAATAGGCAAGATGGAGGAAGATGGGGCGGTAATAATAGATCCGCATTTTTGGTTTGATATAGATCTTTACAAAGAAGCCACCGAGAATGCAGGCGCAAAGCTTTCTGAGCTTTTACCTGATAAAAAAGATGAAATAGATAAAAATACAAAAGCTTACTTAGAAAAGCTGTCAGCTCTTGATGAAGAAAATAAAAAATCACTTGCAGAGATTCCTGAAGGCGAACGGTACCTGATTACGCCACACGATGCCTTTAATTATTTTTCAAGGAGGTATGGCATTGAAGTTGTAGCGCCACAGGGGGTTAGTACAGATTCAGAAGTAGCAAATAAGGATATAGACAAAACTGTGGATTTTATAGTGGAGCATAAGGTCAAAGCTATATTTGCAGAATCTACCACAGATCCTGCAAGGATGGAGAAGCTTAAAGAGGCCTGCAGGGCTAAGGGCTTTGATGTAAAGGTTGTAAGCGGCGAGGGAAATGAGCTGTTTTCCGACTCGCTTGCAACCGAGGGACAAAGCGGCGATACATACATAGATATGTATAAGCATAATGTTAAACTGATTACTGAGAATTTAAGATAAAAGGAGTGGTGGGCATGGAAGAAGTGATAGTAAAGGTGGAGGATTTGACCATAGCCTACCACGACAAGCCTGTGCTAAAGGATTGTGATATAGATATAATGGCAGGATCGATTACAGCCGTTATTGGACCAAACGGTGCCGGTAAGTCCACCTTGATAAAGGGAATATTGGGACTTCAAAATAAGCTTGCAGGTGAGATTCTTATCTTGGGAGAGCCCATTAAA
It contains:
- a CDS encoding MATE family efflux transporter translates to MLKDKDFLRKFIRLTLPFSIQFLISSTVNLIDVMMIGKLGDAQIAAAGAANQIFFLLTIIQFGISSGASVFIAQYWGAGENENIKKVLGLIYVLSGGVSSLFTCLGLFLPEQVIRFYIHDADAVKYGSSYLFVVSISYIITAISTSLATVCRCTGNVGLPTVAGFISMATNIVGNAILIFGLFGAPALGLTGAAIATVIARLIEMLIILITVYKKKLIGAANVGELTGWKRGFVKEYFSKVAPVLFNEIAWSVGTSLYMVAFGLMGTSTVAAVQIASAVAQILFVFVRGAGNATAVMLGNTIGEGREEDAKRDSRRFLVILPILAAFVGIILIISRPLLLSIYEVSAETMESVRLLLFLHAILFIPKAFSVVMVVGILRSGGDTTFACFLDILPVWLFSVPFGFIGVKLGFPLWIVFLLVNAEDMIKPIWGIPRVLSDKWIHNLT
- a CDS encoding glycoside hydrolase family 3 N-terminal domain-containing protein, whose translation is MEQSKLKELLNSMSRKEKIGQLFQIMGHMLSDDAVLTGPLKDLGLSDEDLALCGTILGLGSSGGAQLKAIQEKYMENHPHHIPLIFMVDVIHGYKTIYPMPLAMGATFSPELLKECSKMAARESAAAGLHVTFSPMVDLVRDARWGRVVESTGEDVYLNKVMAESTVQGYQGDDLKAEDTLAACVKHFAGYGAAEAGRDYNTVELSEHTLEEYYMPAYKAAIDAGAAMVMTSFNTIDGIPTTVNKRLMRDVLREQMGFKGVLISDFAAIREAVMHGVCADHRESAEMALKAGCDIDMMAGDYSRHLSELIDEGRVSEELLDESVMRILQLKNDLGLFENPFKGLDLVKEKELCLCDEHKELAKKAARESFVLLKNEGSLPVKKGKKIACIGPYTDRKKLLSSWAIMGDEGPVETVKEVGERLDGYQLSFHEGCQILPEGTKMPGFVQLEEIDYNADRTRAMEEDALKAAKEADEVLLFMGEHFLQSGEAASRTDITIPKNQVRLLEKICELNDNVSLVLFTGRPLALTDICDKVKSILVVWMPGTMGAAAIWDVLTGKYAPSGKLPMSFPYNVGQVPIHYDILQTGRPLTPEDAGERFVSKYLDAPNEALYPFGHGLTYTDFSISPITLSSDKLSGDGEITAEVVVKNLGSAKGTETLQLYIHDIAASVARPIKQLKDFKKITLEAGEEGKVSFRITEPMLRFVRADYTVGSEKGHFNLFIGNSSATENKASFELI
- a CDS encoding response regulator transcription factor; translated protein: MRLLIVDDERITRNVLLNHIPWSEIGITKIETAGDGKEALEIAKGFKPNIVLSDIRMPKMNGLELARCLKAEQEDCRIIFLSAYSDREYLKEAIQLRAVSYVEKPIKPDEIKEVVKSAVDEIKKQQRLENRNYYAKQKKICMEILTGEKVSADIEEYPFLRGLEYIASELRIYPQDPSAEVEYDENALSLVLEELIASLLKSRVPDINDSDDAMFRKYCLFTVKDLNHIVVLFNIDNDLQKDKVYSLTEKLRKGLLHKLPQLRRVFAGVGLSVRDVKELKDSAIQAKAARRKCFLGGVIKDAKEQGMGRYDFSGKLPIEILNLWRYGNYAELENSLSTLADEISPFTETTVDSVRGYYLTLLLTLTQRAKSQNSVDFGDISAAALSALGEACCLEEMGECLKDTAKLYFNNKDSKSQYSQLSEKVAKYILDNYSDERLSISQIAGKMYLSPNYLSLLFKKDTGKTINQFITEVRIEKAKALLKKDRTPLSSIAEKIGYHDANYFSKAFKKETGVTPKAYRESI
- a CDS encoding sensor histidine kinase, with translation MGILAHTALSTKINLVFVFFLVLPLLLFTAVSYYFTNQLILKQTINTMSYTYNEAIYILDRYFDAMETALGNILSNDEVYKLAAESIDGDTVFSQRFYYNAFMKRIGYINQSSQIDGIRLYVKSDRPSIINDEEIFSLNMAEQSEWYKKLNTKMNSRHWVKPGFIIEPDGEGSRFFSYLGIIYRPDSLSEPMAVLRIDIDKSKIEELLKRIKFNPETSVLLSDGKDIIYGLKGNGEEFETGKLDKIRGEQAGKDWSFVKYSNVKYIFRTEMLSANGWHLNVLVPQASVLEKQQALYLTLLIALFGIAAVSYGLAYLTINSNLKRIFILNKEMKRVESGDFSHKIKPVGSDEIGELMRSFKAMTLRMEEMIDEKYRMGKEVKNAELKALQAQINPHFLYNSLDLVNCLAIEHDVPEIADMINSLVEFYKLSLNRGKEIFSLQDEVRHVQAYVRIQNMRFEKKISLDIEEKQWLKEYSILKIILQPLVENSIMHGILEKEDSRGIIKINFVHQGDRIYIIIKDDGVGMSKDKIDNLLKDTNEIKHAGSGYGVKNINERIKLYYGLEFGLVFESKENVGTVATVSIPAIPYKEN
- a CDS encoding alpha-galactosidase, which encodes MPIVFHESSMTFHLSNGKISYIISVIQNGGIENLYYGKAIKDRESFAHHHEETYRSHSAVCVPEPGTLARQYIRNDYPSYGTGDFRSPAYTVLHENGSRISDYKYIGYNILKGKPSLAPLPSTYVECDSEADTLEITLVDDVTNTEMILSYTIYADYPVITRHARFNHKGESPIVLTKALSFAVDFLDMDYEMIHFSGAWARERYLKRRKLEMGIQSIGTVTGTGSGADHNPFIALARPETTESSGEVYGFSLVYSGNFLAQVEVSTHDMTRVMLGIHPENFAWKLEKDESFVTPEAVLVYSESGFNSMSQSLHDLYRNRLMRGEWRDKARPILLNNWEATYFNFDEEKLLKIASKAKEVGVELFVLDDGWFGARDDDYRGLGDWFANTRKLPGGVPGLADKVEALGLKFGIWVELEMVNKDSDLYRAHPDWLIGAPDRFECHSRHQHVLDMSRDEVVDYLYGCMDKLLSESKVSYIKWDMNRYMTEPFGRELPCDRQGEFMHRYILGVYKLYDRLTKKFPHVLFESCASGGARFDPGMLYYAPQTWTSDNSDANERTKIQYSTSYMYPIVSMGSHVSAVPNHQMSRITKLSTRASVAYFGTFGYELDLNLLNAEEIEEVKKQVRFMKEHRELIQLKSDFYRLISPFDHNETAWIVVAKDKSEAIAMYYQRLCKINGAFLRFKLEGLCPETCYEVSYNLLGKDISYKAYGDELMSMGIPVNKGDLGTMGGDFSAIIFVIRKAS
- a CDS encoding metal ABC transporter solute-binding protein, Zn/Mn family; this translates as MRKTILFLLLGVLLLTGCGNMGSTKEAVSNADSKPKKKVTVTTSFLYDMVNQLAGDMVDKELIIPAGEDPHLYVAKPEDLKKIAEADLLLFHGLHFEGKMQEVLEKKGYAVASTFPEDKIGKMEEDGAVIIDPHFWFDIDLYKEATENAGAKLSELLPDKKDEIDKNTKAYLEKLSALDEENKKSLAEIPEGERYLITPHDAFNYFSRRYGIEVVAPQGVSTDSEVANKDIDKTVDFIVEHKVKAIFAESTTDPARMEKLKEACRAKGFDVKVVSGEGNELFSDSLATEGQSGDTYIDMYKHNVKLITENLR